Proteins encoded together in one Caldicellulosiruptor saccharolyticus DSM 8903 window:
- the trpA gene encoding tryptophan synthase subunit alpha, with translation MNLIDKKFEELKIKGKKAFIGYTTFGYPTKGETLDYIKLIYSYVDVLELGFPFSDPIADGEVIQRASVKALKEDIKLDHLFYSIEKFKKDKPIAIMLYANTVYKRGIEKFFKDCKDFGADAVIIPDISYEESAEFKAACRENGVHYIDLISISSIERAKMIAKTSKGFVYCVTRKGVTGFKGEIDKSIYELLSELKKVTSTPLAVGFGIKSKEDVLKLKEVADGIVIGSAIINKIDEGKEDLVSFLETIRSVL, from the coding sequence GTGAATTTGATTGATAAGAAATTTGAGGAGCTAAAAATAAAAGGGAAAAAGGCGTTTATAGGTTATACAACATTTGGCTATCCAACTAAGGGGGAAACTCTTGATTATATAAAGCTTATCTATTCATATGTAGATGTTTTGGAACTTGGCTTTCCATTTTCTGATCCTATTGCAGATGGTGAGGTTATTCAAAGAGCGTCGGTTAAGGCCTTGAAAGAAGATATAAAATTAGACCATCTTTTTTATAGCATAGAAAAGTTTAAAAAGGACAAGCCCATTGCAATAATGCTTTATGCAAATACAGTTTACAAAAGGGGAATTGAAAAGTTTTTCAAAGACTGCAAAGACTTTGGTGCAGATGCAGTGATTATACCTGATATTTCGTATGAAGAAAGCGCTGAGTTTAAGGCTGCCTGTAGAGAAAATGGAGTGCATTATATTGACCTTATATCTATAAGCTCAATTGAAAGAGCAAAAATGATTGCAAAAACTTCAAAAGGGTTTGTTTACTGTGTTACAAGAAAAGGTGTTACAGGCTTTAAAGGCGAAATTGACAAAAGCATTTATGAACTATTAAGTGAACTAAAAAAAGTTACTTCAACACCTCTTGCTGTAGGGTTTGGAATCAAGAGCAAAGAAGACGTACTGAAGCTTAAAGAAGTAGCAGACGGCATTGTCATCGGAAGTGCTATTATAAATAAGATTGATGAGGGAAAGGAAGATTTAGTAAGTTTCTTAGAAACAATTAGAAGCGTTTTATAG
- the argF gene encoding ornithine carbamoyltransferase — MRHFLSLNELTKDEILYLVDLACRLKSEVKRGFFFPYLKHKALGLIFTKASTRTRVSFEVGINQLGGYSLYLSKNDLQLGRGETIEDTAKVLSRYLDLIVIRTYAQSEVEEFAKYSSIPVINGLTDDYHPTQIIADFQTIFEEKGRLKDLKIAYIGDGNNVAATLLVGASKLGLDIAVATPKGYEIKKEVVDFAKDEAKRSGSNLIFTDNPKEAVKDADVVYTDTWVSMGQEEEKEKRIKDFEGYQVTQELMKLAKEDAIFLHCLPAYRGFEVTPEVIDGPQSKVFDEAENRLHAHKAIMVFVCLGRI; from the coding sequence ATGAGACATTTTCTTTCCTTAAATGAATTGACAAAAGATGAGATATTGTACTTGGTTGACCTTGCTTGTAGGCTAAAAAGTGAAGTAAAAAGAGGCTTTTTCTTTCCTTACCTTAAACACAAGGCATTAGGTTTGATTTTTACTAAGGCTTCTACACGAACAAGGGTATCATTTGAGGTGGGAATCAATCAGCTGGGTGGATACTCGCTCTATCTTAGTAAAAATGATTTGCAGCTTGGCCGCGGTGAGACAATAGAAGATACTGCAAAGGTTTTGTCAAGGTATCTTGATTTGATTGTAATTCGAACATATGCTCAAAGTGAGGTTGAAGAATTTGCAAAGTATTCTTCAATCCCTGTTATAAATGGTCTTACAGATGACTATCACCCAACTCAGATAATAGCTGATTTTCAGACAATCTTTGAGGAAAAAGGAAGACTAAAAGATTTGAAAATTGCCTACATTGGCGATGGAAATAATGTTGCAGCAACACTTTTGGTAGGTGCAAGTAAACTTGGACTTGATATAGCAGTGGCAACACCAAAAGGATATGAAATAAAAAAAGAAGTTGTTGACTTTGCTAAAGATGAGGCAAAGAGAAGTGGTAGCAATCTTATATTTACCGACAATCCAAAAGAGGCTGTAAAAGATGCAGATGTTGTCTACACAGACACGTGGGTTTCGATGGGGCAAGAAGAGGAAAAAGAAAAGAGGATAAAAGATTTTGAAGGTTACCAGGTAACTCAAGAGCTAATGAAACTTGCAAAAGAGGATGCAATATTCTTGCACTGTCTTCCCGCTTATAGAGGTTTTGAAGTTACTCCTGAGGTTATTGACGGTCCTCAATCCAAAGTTTTTGATGAGGCTGAAAACAGGCTTCATGCCCACAAGGCTATTATGGTGTTTGTGTGTTTAGGGAGAATATGA
- the carA gene encoding glutamine-hydrolyzing carbamoyl-phosphate synthase small subunit, with translation MKKAILVLEDGLTFEGISLGAEGETIGEVVFNTCMTGYQEVLTDPSYNGQIVTMTYPLIGNYGINDEDVESYKPHVEGFIVREACKTPSNFRSKKTLDEYLKEHNIVAIEGVDTRAITEHIRNKGSMFGIISTETDNKELLLNKIAEYKKQKPYLVKEVSTKEMYRIKGNGKRVAVLDFGIKQNILRELSKRGLDLYVFPYNASLDEVMKVNPDGFVFSNGPGDPTDLEEIFDTLKSIISLKKPILGICLGHQLLGLCLGLKTYKLKFGHHGGNHPVKDLTTGKVYITSQNHNYAIEYKEYDKIKITHINVNDKTVEGFAHLDLPIVSVQYHPEASPGPHDSKYVFDQYTKLLNGV, from the coding sequence ATGAAGAAAGCAATACTCGTTTTAGAAGATGGACTTACATTTGAAGGAATCTCACTTGGTGCAGAAGGTGAAACAATTGGTGAGGTTGTTTTCAATACATGTATGACAGGTTATCAAGAGGTACTCACAGACCCTTCTTACAATGGTCAGATTGTCACAATGACTTACCCTCTAATAGGAAATTATGGCATAAACGATGAGGATGTTGAATCATACAAACCCCACGTTGAGGGTTTCATTGTAAGAGAAGCATGTAAAACACCTTCTAACTTTAGATCAAAAAAGACGTTAGACGAGTATCTAAAAGAGCACAACATAGTTGCAATTGAAGGTGTGGATACACGTGCAATTACAGAGCATATAAGAAACAAAGGCTCTATGTTTGGAATAATATCAACAGAGACTGATAACAAAGAGCTTCTTTTGAATAAAATTGCAGAATACAAAAAACAAAAACCTTACCTGGTGAAAGAGGTTTCAACAAAAGAAATGTATAGAATAAAAGGAAATGGCAAGAGGGTTGCTGTGCTTGACTTTGGAATAAAGCAGAATATATTAAGAGAGCTATCAAAAAGAGGACTTGATCTGTATGTTTTTCCATACAATGCTTCACTTGATGAAGTAATGAAAGTAAATCCTGATGGATTTGTATTCTCAAATGGCCCAGGTGATCCTACTGATCTTGAAGAAATATTTGATACTCTAAAAAGTATTATAAGTCTCAAAAAGCCTATCCTTGGAATATGTTTAGGACATCAGCTTTTGGGTCTTTGTTTAGGACTTAAGACATATAAGCTAAAATTTGGTCACCATGGTGGAAATCATCCTGTAAAAGATTTAACAACTGGCAAGGTCTACATTACCTCACAAAATCACAACTATGCAATTGAGTACAAAGAATATGACAAAATAAAGATAACCCACATAAATGTCAATGACAAAACTGTTGAAGGGTTTGCTCATTTAGACCTTCCAATTGTTTCTGTTCAATACCACCCTGAGGCAAGTCCTGGTCCACATGATTCAAAATATGTCTTTGACCAATACACAAAGCTTTTGAATGGAGTGTAG
- the carB gene encoding carbamoyl-phosphate synthase (glutamine-hydrolyzing) large subunit, producing MPRREDIKKVLIIGSGPIVIGQAAEFDYSGTQACRALKEEGIEVVLVNSNPATIMTDTEIADRVYIEPISVDYIEEIIKKERPQGLLAGLGGQTALNMAFELAEAGMLDKYNVKLLGTSLETIKKAEDRELFKKTMLEIGEPVPKSIIAHNVEEALEFAKEVGYPVIVRPAYTLGGTGGGIAYNEEELKYIASKGLKLSLIHQVLIEQSVLGWKEIEYEVMRDSQDNCITVCNMENIDPVGIHTGDSIVVAPSQTLSDKEYQMLRSAAINIIRSLKIEGGCNVQFALNPNSMEYVVIEVNPRVSRSSALASKATGYPIARIAAKIAIGLTLDEIINPITQNTYASFEPSIDYVVVKVPRWPFDKFEKADRRLGTQMKSTGEVMAIGRTFEEAFLKAIDSLDVKINYQLGLKKFEEMKDDELLEYIKIPNDERVFAICEALARNYDPKFLSELSKIDLFFIQKFKNIVEVSKQLKKYDLDSLPYDLLKKAKRLGFGDSYIANLLKEDVDDVIEIREKCKLKPSFKMVDTCAGEFEAKTPYFYSTYESETDLQVSSNKKAIVIGSGPIRIGQGIEFDYCCVHSIFALKEEGVEAIIINNNPETVSTDFDTSDKLFFEPLTKECVLDIIKQEKPMGVIVQFGGQTAINMASYLAKNGVKILGTSMESIDIAEDRDKFLNLLKSLGIPYPQGGSAYNLEDAIKVAEQIGYPVLVRPSYVLGGRAMEIVYNRQELERYIKAAMEISIKHPILIDKYIVGKEAEVDGISDGEDVLIPGIMEHIERAGVHSGDSMAVFPPHTLSERVKEKIVDYTIKLARALKVVGLFNIQFVIDKDENVYVIEVNPRASRTVPILSKVTGIPMIKIATKLILGKKLKDLGYRTGLVKEPDFFAVKAPVFSFSKLSKVDAYLGPEMKSTGEVLGISKNLKVALYKAFVASNHKFVKEGSCFIMAPESERDSILQIIRKLYEINYRVYLPESMKNIVKGLNVQFIDEKIAEKMLMEDKFSFIINIPSKDSNYEFGFKMRRLSVEFGITTLTSIDTATYYVDVLTSLDELERDIYCLNDLFKGERMKQYETFSFLK from the coding sequence ATGCCAAGGAGAGAAGATATAAAAAAGGTTTTAATTATTGGCTCTGGACCAATTGTAATTGGGCAGGCTGCTGAGTTTGACTATTCAGGAACTCAGGCCTGCCGTGCTTTAAAAGAGGAAGGAATAGAAGTTGTACTTGTCAACTCAAACCCAGCGACAATTATGACAGACACTGAAATAGCTGACAGAGTGTATATTGAGCCAATTTCTGTTGACTATATTGAAGAAATAATAAAAAAAGAAAGGCCACAGGGACTTTTAGCAGGACTTGGCGGACAGACTGCTTTAAACATGGCATTTGAATTAGCTGAAGCCGGTATGCTTGATAAATACAATGTAAAACTATTGGGAACATCATTAGAAACAATCAAAAAAGCAGAAGACAGAGAACTTTTCAAAAAGACAATGCTTGAGATAGGCGAGCCTGTACCAAAGAGTATCATTGCACATAATGTGGAAGAAGCTTTAGAATTTGCGAAAGAGGTTGGGTACCCTGTAATTGTCCGTCCTGCATATACTCTTGGTGGCACAGGTGGTGGCATTGCTTATAATGAAGAAGAACTTAAATACATCGCAAGCAAAGGATTGAAACTTTCTCTAATTCATCAGGTTTTGATTGAGCAAAGCGTTCTTGGTTGGAAAGAGATAGAATACGAAGTGATGAGAGATAGCCAAGATAACTGTATTACCGTGTGCAACATGGAAAACATTGACCCAGTTGGAATTCACACAGGCGACAGCATTGTTGTCGCTCCTTCGCAGACTCTTTCTGATAAAGAATATCAGATGCTAAGAAGCGCTGCAATAAATATTATCAGAAGTCTCAAAATCGAAGGTGGCTGCAATGTTCAGTTTGCTCTAAATCCAAACAGTATGGAATATGTTGTTATTGAAGTAAATCCAAGGGTGAGTCGTTCTTCTGCCTTAGCATCAAAAGCAACAGGTTATCCTATTGCTCGAATTGCAGCAAAGATTGCAATAGGTCTTACACTTGATGAGATAATCAATCCAATTACACAGAACACATATGCAAGCTTTGAGCCTTCTATTGACTATGTAGTTGTAAAAGTTCCTCGTTGGCCTTTTGACAAGTTTGAAAAAGCTGATAGAAGACTGGGAACACAAATGAAATCAACAGGCGAGGTAATGGCAATCGGAAGAACATTTGAAGAAGCATTTTTAAAAGCAATTGATTCATTAGATGTCAAAATAAATTACCAGCTTGGACTTAAAAAATTTGAGGAAATGAAAGATGATGAACTTTTGGAGTATATAAAAATCCCCAATGATGAAAGGGTATTTGCAATTTGTGAAGCACTGGCAAGAAACTATGATCCCAAATTTTTAAGTGAGCTTAGCAAAATTGATTTGTTCTTCATACAAAAATTCAAAAATATTGTAGAGGTGTCAAAACAGCTTAAAAAGTATGACCTTGACTCTTTGCCCTACGACCTTTTAAAAAAGGCAAAAAGGCTTGGTTTTGGCGATTCTTATATTGCAAACCTTCTAAAAGAAGACGTAGATGATGTAATTGAAATAAGAGAAAAGTGTAAATTAAAACCTTCATTTAAAATGGTTGATACATGTGCGGGTGAGTTTGAGGCAAAAACTCCCTACTTTTACTCAACATATGAAAGTGAAACCGACCTTCAAGTTAGCTCAAACAAAAAAGCAATAGTTATTGGCTCTGGTCCTATTAGAATTGGGCAAGGCATTGAATTTGACTATTGCTGTGTGCATTCAATATTTGCGCTCAAAGAAGAAGGTGTTGAGGCAATAATAATAAACAACAATCCTGAAACTGTTTCAACAGACTTTGACACATCTGACAAGCTCTTTTTTGAACCTCTTACAAAAGAGTGCGTACTTGATATTATAAAGCAAGAAAAACCTATGGGCGTAATTGTCCAGTTTGGTGGGCAGACAGCTATCAATATGGCTTCTTACCTTGCTAAAAATGGAGTAAAGATTTTAGGAACATCAATGGAAAGCATTGACATCGCTGAGGACAGAGACAAATTTTTGAATCTTTTAAAATCTCTTGGGATACCTTATCCTCAAGGCGGCTCTGCTTACAACTTAGAAGATGCAATTAAAGTAGCTGAGCAGATTGGCTATCCTGTTTTGGTAAGGCCATCTTATGTACTTGGTGGAAGGGCAATGGAAATAGTCTATAACAGACAAGAACTTGAAAGGTACATTAAAGCAGCAATGGAAATTTCTATAAAGCATCCTATTTTGATTGACAAGTATATCGTTGGCAAAGAGGCAGAGGTTGATGGAATTTCTGATGGTGAAGACGTTTTAATCCCTGGTATTATGGAACATATTGAAAGAGCTGGCGTTCACTCAGGTGACAGCATGGCAGTCTTCCCTCCTCATACACTTTCAGAAAGGGTAAAAGAAAAGATTGTTGATTACACAATAAAACTTGCACGTGCCCTCAAAGTTGTTGGACTTTTTAACATCCAGTTTGTAATTGACAAGGATGAAAATGTATATGTCATCGAGGTAAATCCAAGAGCAAGCAGGACCGTGCCAATCTTGAGCAAAGTAACAGGAATTCCAATGATAAAGATTGCCACAAAATTGATACTCGGTAAAAAACTTAAAGATTTGGGATACAGAACTGGTCTTGTAAAAGAGCCTGACTTTTTCGCAGTAAAAGCACCTGTATTTTCATTCTCAAAACTCTCGAAAGTGGATGCGTATTTAGGACCAGAGATGAAATCAACAGGTGAAGTACTTGGAATTTCTAAAAATCTTAAGGTTGCTCTTTACAAAGCTTTTGTTGCATCAAATCATAAGTTTGTAAAAGAGGGTAGTTGTTTTATCATGGCACCTGAGAGTGAAAGAGATTCAATTTTGCAGATTATAAGAAAACTGTATGAAATAAACTATAGAGTATATCTGCCTGAAAGTATGAAAAATATTGTAAAAGGTTTAAATGTCCAGTTTATAGATGAGAAAATTGCTGAAAAAATGCTAATGGAAGATAAATTTTCATTTATTATAAACATTCCATCAAAAGATTCAAATTACGAATTTGGGTTCAAAATGCGAAGACTTTCTGTTGAGTTTGGCATCACTACCCTGACCTCAATTGATACAGCAACTTACTATGTAGACGTACTGACATCACTTGATGAGCTTGAAAGAGATATCTACTGTTTAAATGATTTATTCAAAGGAGAAAGGATGAAACAATATGAGACATTTTCTTTCCTTAAATGA